Proteins encoded by one window of Lathyrus oleraceus cultivar Zhongwan6 chromosome 1, CAAS_Psat_ZW6_1.0, whole genome shotgun sequence:
- the LOC127097768 gene encoding uncharacterized protein LOC127097768, with protein sequence MESSKRNIYSFKFKDPDLKSLRDLVSQMHPVYRINFGKNYGNLLSILNQQVDHTTLITLAQFYDLPLRCFTFQDFQLVPTLEEFERLVRIPMKNKPLFEGTDESFPLETIASMLHMDEKEVEANLETKGNTKGFLLNFILERAHTLLKAESSDACYSAIALAIYGIVLFPNMDGFVDMAAICVFLTRNPVPTLLADVYYYISHRYTKKKGLIACCAPLLYQWFLEHLPKTGAWVEQTDVSWPQRLGSLRSEDLSWYSKEYINVDIIFNCGDFPNLPLIGAQGCVNANPVLSLRQLGYPMEGPLEAKSLEAFLLLDFGVENPSLFQRIKEAWKNVNRKGKVDLGRENGITKEPYFQWVKERVEMIKMPLVIRAPVPLPEPKLTMSLLKKWRNSRPPWQG encoded by the coding sequence atggaatcaagcaaaagaaacatttacTCTTTCAAGTTCAAGGATCCCGATTTAAAGAGCTTACGTGACTTGGTCTCTCAGATGCACCCGGTATACAGAATCAACTTTGGGAAGAATTATGGCAATCTGCTTAGCATCCTCAATCAACAAGTGGACCATACAACTTTAATCACTTTGGCCCAATTCTATGACctacctttaagatgcttcacattccagGACTTCCAGCTAGTGCCGACGTTGGAAGAATTCGAGCGTCTTGTTAGGATTCCTATGAAGAACAAGCCATTATTTGAAGGGACAGATGAATCTTTTCCCCTTGAGACCATTGCTAGCATGCTTCACATGGATGAAAAGGAGGTGGAGGCTAACCTAGAGACCAAAGGGAATACCAAGGGATTTTTGCTAAATTTTATCTTGGAAAGAGCTCATACCCTATTGAAAGCAGAAAGTTCGGATGCTTGTTACTCTGCTATTGCGTTGGCCATCTATGGTATCGTCCTGTTCCCGAATATGGATGGTTTCGTAGACATGGCTGCCATTTGTGTTTTCCTGACTAGAAACCCAGTACCCACTTTATTAGCCGATGTCTACTATTACATAAGTCATAGGTATACTAAGAAGAAgggattgattgcttgttgtgctcctttattATATCAGTGGTTTCTAGAACATCTTCCAAAGACAGGTGCTTGGGTTGAACAAACAGATGTTAGTTGGCCTCAGAGATTGGGATCACTCCGATCTGAGGATCTCTCTTGGTACTCCAAAGAATACATCAATGTAGATATCATATTCAACTGTGGGGATTTCCCTAATCTACCACTTATTGGAGCTCAAGGGTGTGTGAATGCTAACCCGGTTCTATCACTCAGACAACTTGGCTACCCAATGGAAGGTCCTCTAGAGGCAAAAtctttggaagctttcttgttACTTGACTTTGGGGTTGAGAATCCTAGCTTATTCCAACGAATCAAAGAAGCTTGGAAGAATGTCAATCGAAAGGGGAAAGTTGATTTAGGGAGAGAaaatgggattacaaaagaaccatatttccagtgggtaaaggaaagggtgGAGATGATCAAAATGCCATTAGTTATTCGAGCACCTGTACCTCTTCCTGAACCTAAGCTCACCATGTCCCTATTGAAGAAGTGGAGGAACTCAAGACCACCATGGCAAGGTTAG